The genomic window CTGCACGACAGCGGCGGCGACCGCGCCCAGACCGTGGCCGCGCTCGACCGCTTCATTCCCGAGATGCAGGCCCGCGGCTACCGCTTCACCACCGTGTCCGGCGGGCTCGGCTGGCCGGCCGCCGCTGCCGCCTCCACCGGCGACAGGATCCAGGGCGGCCTGCTCGTCTGGGCGGTGCGGATCGCCGACGCCACGGTACGCGGACTCTGGCTGCTGCTGATCGTCGTCGGCCTGCTCACCCTGGCCCGCACCCTCCTGCTCTTCGGCTACGCCGTCCGACACGCCCGACGGCGCCGCGCCCCGACCTGGTCCTGGGGTGGCGAGGTGAACGACCCCGTCACGGTCATCGTGCCCGCGTACAACGAGCGCACCACCATCGCGGCGGCGGTGCGGTCGTTGGCGTCGGGACGTCACCCCGGCGTGGAGGTGCTGGTCGTCGACGACGAGTCCGACGACGGCACCGCGGAGGAGGTGGAGCGGCTCGGGCTGCCCAACGTCCGGGTGGTCCGGGTGCCCGGCGGCGGCAAGGCCGCCGCGCTCAACGCCGGCGTGGCGCTGGCCCGGCACGACCTGCTGGTGATGGTCGACGCCGACACCGTCGTGGAACCCGACGCCATCCACCGCCTGGTGCAGCCCTTCGCCGACCCGCGGGTCGGGGCCGTCGCCGGCAACGTCAAGGTCGGCAACCGCCGCCGGCTGATCGGCCGCTGGCAGCACATCGAGTACGTCATCGGCTTCAGCCTCGACCGTCGGCTCTACGACACGCTGCGCTGCATGCCCACCATCCCCGGCGCCCTCGGCGCGTTCCGCCGGGAGGCCGTCCGCGGCGCCGGCGGGCTGAGCCGGGCGACGCTCGCGGAGGACACCGACCTCACCATGGGCATCCACCGGGCCGGCTGGCGGGTGGTGTACGAGGAGACGGCGGTGGCCCGCACCGAGGCGCCGAGCACCCTGCCGCAGCTGTGGCGGCAGCGCTACCGGTGGAGCTACGGCACCATGCAGGCGCTCTGGCGGCACCGGCGGGCGTTGATCGAGCGCGGTCCCTCCGGTCGCTTCGGCCGGCGCGGCCTGCCGTTCATCGCCCTCTTCTCGGTGCTGTTGCCGCTGCTCGCGCCGGTGGTGGACATCTTCGCCGTCTACGGGCTGTTCTTCCTCGACCGAGTGGAGACCGTCGTCGCATGGCTCGCCGTCCTGGCCCTCCAGGTGATCACCGCGATCCTCGCGTTCCGCCTCGACCGGGAACCGCTGCGTCCGCTCTGGGCACTGCCGTTGCAGCAGTTCGTCTACCGCCAGGTCATGTACCTGGTCCTGGTCCACTCGGTGGTCACCGCGCTCAGCGGGGGCGCGCTGAAGTGGCAGAAGCTGCGCCGTACCGGGGAGGTGGTGGCCCAGCCGACGGCCGGGTGACGGCGGATCAGGTGAGCGGCGCCATCGCGGCCCGGGCCGCCCGCCGGGCCGCCGCCGGCAGCCAGGGTGCCGCCGCGATCAGCGCGCGGGCCTGCGCCGGGGAGAAGACCCCGGCGGCGGGCTCGCCCCGACCGCACGGGCCGTCCGACTCGCCGGGGCTCTTCACCCACAGCAGCGCCGCCACCCGCTCCAGGCGGGGATCGGTGGTCGGCGGTACGCCCAGCGCCTGCGGCGTGGCGTTGCACCACCGGTCGTCGGGCGGCGCCGGCAGCCCATTGCGGGAGGTGTCGATGACCATCTCCCGGTCGCCGACCAGGTCGGACACCGCCAGGCCCCAGCGGTGGCTGTCCGCCGTGGACTGCCGGTTGGAGACGTTGACCGAGAAGCCCTCCGCCCGGGCGACGCCCGCCCGGCGCAGCCGCTCGGCGGTCTCCCGCGGACCGCGCCAGCGCGGGTGGCCGGCGTCGAGATAGACGTGGTGACCGGCGTCGGCCAGCACCCGGACCGCGCGGGACAGCAGCTCCGCCCGCGCGTCGTCGAAGCACTCGGCGACGACGGCGTCCGGTTCGAGGATCACCGCCGCCCGCTGGTCGCCGAGCGCGTCGACCACCTGGTCGACGAAGCGCGCGTACGCCGTGGCGTCCCGGGCGCCGCCACCG from Micromonospora kangleipakensis includes these protein-coding regions:
- a CDS encoding glycoside hydrolase family 6 protein, with amino-acid sequence MRVPLLAGALAAALLATLGGCGEGDEAYAPLRHPFRGARLLVDTDSPAAHWRRDHDAAWLDPIAGTPQARWLTGPAELPDLAEVLAAARSQGALPVVVIYHVPNLDCAGGGARDATAYARFVDQVVDALGDQRAAVILEPDAVVAECFDDARAELLSRAVRVLADAGHHVYLDAGHPRWRGPRETAERLRRAGVARAEGFSVNVSNRQSTADSHRWGLAVSDLVGDREMVIDTSRNGLPAPPDDRWCNATPQALGVPPTTDPRLERVAALLWVKSPGESDGPCGRGEPAAGVFSPAQARALIAAAPWLPAAARRAARAAMAPLT
- a CDS encoding bifunctional polysaccharide deacetylase/glycosyltransferase family 2 protein; its protein translation is MALWRGGQRIGGAADLDPPPPENPRQRRRARQRWMFAALATFILVNVLAVGAYANSRFTPDNQRTGPESAASVPAAVRDGGTVVDLRSGRLDARRMPARTIALTFDDGPDPVWTPRVLDVLSRHHVPATFFVLGSQVSRYPDISRRMVREGHELGIHTFTHPELTDLPSWRRRLEYSQTEAVIGYTTGVGTPLARLPYSSGVDAVDDADWPIVRDSGRWGYVTVFEDTDSQDWARPGSDAIVRNSTPKGDRGAVVLLHDSGGDRAQTVAALDRFIPEMQARGYRFTTVSGGLGWPAAAAASTGDRIQGGLLVWAVRIADATVRGLWLLLIVVGLLTLARTLLLFGYAVRHARRRRAPTWSWGGEVNDPVTVIVPAYNERTTIAAAVRSLASGRHPGVEVLVVDDESDDGTAEEVERLGLPNVRVVRVPGGGKAAALNAGVALARHDLLVMVDADTVVEPDAIHRLVQPFADPRVGAVAGNVKVGNRRRLIGRWQHIEYVIGFSLDRRLYDTLRCMPTIPGALGAFRREAVRGAGGLSRATLAEDTDLTMGIHRAGWRVVYEETAVARTEAPSTLPQLWRQRYRWSYGTMQALWRHRRALIERGPSGRFGRRGLPFIALFSVLLPLLAPVVDIFAVYGLFFLDRVETVVAWLAVLALQVITAILAFRLDREPLRPLWALPLQQFVYRQVMYLVLVHSVVTALSGGALKWQKLRRTGEVVAQPTAG